One Salvia splendens isolate huo1 chromosome 1, SspV2, whole genome shotgun sequence genomic window, tatgAAAGGGAAACACGCCAATGCTAATAGGTGCAAGCTTCTGTCTTCTCTTTAAACACATCATTAGCATTGCCGtgttttcattttataaaatacaaaaaaaaggtTTCCATTAAGGAACATTTTAATCTAAAATCACCTAATACGATAATTTTGTCAAGTCTCTCAAGTCAGAGTTCTATTCCTCTGGCCATGTTTAAaagtctcatttattttttacgCTGAGTTTTTAATAAGTTGGTTTGACTAGAATAAGTCAGTGGGTGGAATGTGAGTCTCATTAATCGAAATAATATGGCGCAGACACGGTGATAGTTCCAATCAAGAGCGGAGAAACAACTCTCCTAAGAGTTGTGAACTCCGCTCTAAACCAAGAACTCTTCTTCAAAGTCGCCAGCCACAAGATGACGGTGGTCGGGGCCGACGCCTCGTACCTCAAGCCCTTCACCACCTCCGTCATCATGCTCGGGCCGGGCCAGACCACCGACGTCCTCATCACCGCCAACCAGCCCCCAAACCGCTACCACATCGCCGCACGCGCCTACGCCAGCGCCCAAGGCGCCCTCTTCGacaacaccaccaccaccgccatcCTCCAATACTCCTCCTCCGCCCCCTCCTGCAGCCGCGGCAAATGCACCTCCTCGAAGCCCGTCACAGCCATAATGCCCGCCTTCaacgccaccgccaccgccaccgccttcacCACCAGCTTAAGAAGCCCAAGGAGAGTCGAAAATGTCCCCCAAAAAATCGACCACGACCTTTTCTTCACGGTCGGGCTCGGGCTCAACAAGTGCCCGGCCCGCGCCCGGGCCCGAAACTGCCAGGGCCCGAACGGGACCCGTTTTGCGTCCAGCATGAACAATGTTTCTTTTGTGCTTCCAACAAACTTCTCCCTCCTGCAGGCGCACCAGCAGGGCGTGCCCGGGGTTTTCACGACAGATTTTCCGGCTAGGCCGCCTAGGCAGTTCGACTACACGGGGAACGTGAGCCGGTCGCTGTGGCAGCCGAGCCGGGGTACGAAGGTGTACAGGCTGAAATACGGGGAGACggtgcaggttgttttgcaggGGACGAGCATCTTCACGGCGGAGAATCATCCCATCCATCTTCATGGCTACGATTTCTACATCGTGGCGGAGGGGTTCGGGAATTTCGACCGGAGGAAAGACACGGCCAAGTTTAATCTGGTGGACCCGCCGATGAGGACCACGGCGAGTGTGCCGGTTGGTGGTTGGGCCGTGATCAGATTTGTTGCTGACAATCCAGGTTAGCGTAACTAGAGTTGTCAAATGGGCTGAGCTGGACGCATTTTTAGTATAACTAATTATCTTGGTGGGCTGGGCTTGGCTTGGCTTGGCTAAGTTGGTCTGGCCCAGTTGACATCTCTAAACATAACAtattcatttatctttttttctcttttcgtCTATCTGATTTGTGATTTCTTGGATGTCAAAAGGAGTGTGGTTGATGCATTGCCATTTGGATGTGCATATCACGTGGGGTTTGGCGATGGCTTTCCTCGTTGAAAATGGTGTCGGAGAACTTCAAACGTTGCAGCCACCACCACCGGATCTTCCCGTTTGTTAGGTTTATTGAGACAGAGGGCAGAGAGAGACATCATGGCTTCCTTCAGCAAGTTTGATTTATTAAATCTGCATTGTTTAACCCAAATATGAGGAGTATTTTGCTTTTTCTATTGTTTACTTAGTGTTGATGTTCATTCATTGATCTTTGTTGGATGATAAGTTGTTAAGTTTCTTTTCTAGTTAATTGGCTTGCTATATTAAAAGCATGGCTTCGTTCTATGTTAGTACATCTTTTATGGTACTCTTATGAGTCTTATACAACTAGCTTTGGTATCTCTTATACAATTACTTTATTCGTGGCTTCAAATCCAAAACCATCTCAATTGTAATGTcttaaaaaatttgaaagacatcccgaaatgacaaaattgtgttaggttttCGCGGATGAGgggagtacattttttttcGGGATTGCAAGCATGCATCATTCAAAATTCAGGGACTGCTATGTAATTTACTCTTTTTCTAAACAAAGAAATCTATTACTTAAATCCAGGGACTGTAATTTACACTTTTTCTAAAACAAAGAAATCCATAACTATAGAATTAAAGCAACGCACGTCACACTTGTAATTACTTTAGTTTTTAATGTAAGAATAGAAATAGTGGTGTTACGAAATCATCATACAAAATTAACAACTTAATagtacatattttattatttggtaACTCGATATCTTTATCAATAAAATCGAAAGTTCGGGACTCCAGAGTGATGCTCAATTATCCCAAATTCAAGTTGATTACTTGTGTGTATCCATCAATTCAATGTCGTTAGAAGTAGCCAAcaatattttgaattaatatCATAAATACTCTACTAACTGAATAAATAACTCTATTTGACAATTCTGTACGTTGTTGTTGATCAGTCTGTCCTCTATAGTCAGATCTTGGATTAAAGAAACTCATTCCGTTTGGTTAAAACAGAAacaagtagtagtataaaataataaacccatttccttaattttttaatatttgtaagACATagaatcaattttttttcagtAATTTTGGGTCTGTAAATATTGATTAATGATAAATGACAATTACGAGATGCGACAAAGTAATCGTCAAAGAAATACTATAACTTTTgaatttatgaaattatgacACCATAACATGTATTTGTCGACAGTGGCAGAATGTACATCAGCATCAACAACCCAGCAATCCATTCACCTTGCGAGTAATTACAAGTTGAAGTAACTACTACTTATCTAAGCGATCCGACGATGGATGGCGTGTTCTGCGAGACCTAGCTCGTGTCACTCGGACAGGATCTTCCATGACTACTTCTTGTGGAGTAGGAGGTTGAACGGATTCCTTTGGTGCCAGAGGGACTGAATCAACTTGCATTTCACTGGAAGTCGAAGATTTCGCCGTCTCAGTGAGGGGTAAGGTTGGAGTCGTTTTCTGTTCACTCAAGACGACCGCGGGCACAGTTTTAGGTTTTGAATCTTGAGAACGCTCTGCTTCATCTGTTGTGTCGTCTAGCTGCTCACTTGAAGATGCACCAGAAGCAGGAGATGTGGGTTGTGGTTGTCCATTCGTGGGTTTCTCAACT contains:
- the LOC121807265 gene encoding laccase-12-like, with the translated sequence MKVFNHKSSTTNIYSFFAFTLLALFLITTPLATAKVHSHHFVIQSTPVKRLCKTHNTIMVNGMYPGPTLEVENGDTLVVNVVNRARYNVTIHWHGVRQMRSAWADGPEFITQCPIRPGQSYTYRFTIQGQEGTLWWHAHSSWLRATVYGALIIRPKQGDSYPFPKPHRETPLLLGEWWDANPIDVVREATRTGAAPNVSDAYTINGQPGDLYNCSTKDTVIVPIKSGETTLLRVVNSALNQELFFKVASHKMTVVGADASYLKPFTTSVIMLGPGQTTDVLITANQPPNRYHIAARAYASAQGALFDNTTTTAILQYSSSAPSCSRGKCTSSKPVTAIMPAFNATATATAFTTSLRSPRRVENVPQKIDHDLFFTVGLGLNKCPARARARNCQGPNGTRFASSMNNVSFVLPTNFSLLQAHQQGVPGVFTTDFPARPPRQFDYTGNVSRSLWQPSRGTKVYRLKYGETVQVVLQGTSIFTAENHPIHLHGYDFYIVAEGFGNFDRRKDTAKFNLVDPPMRTTASVPVGGWAVIRFVADNPGVWLMHCHLDVHITWGLAMAFLVENGVGELQTLQPPPPDLPVC